A genomic window from Candidatus Kouleothrix ribensis includes:
- a CDS encoding alpha/beta hydrolase, with the protein MQTWYSYTDQRVQHTVVGDLRVTEGVYSPQLHNRRKLYVLLPASYEAEPARRYPVVYMQDGQNLFDQSLSYAGEWQVDETMHALAGDGIEAIVVGIPNMGVRRIDEYSPFKDARLHKGGRGDWYVAFMANTVKPLIDATFRTMPERQHTGVIGSSMGGLISLYTFFSRPDLFGMAGVMSPSLWFAQEAIVPFVRQAPFKPGLIYLDVGTHEGADTQRASRPPNRYTSRYLIGVRRMRALLESKGFHAGKHLLYVEEEQATHSEAAWARRLPDALRFMLAAHRRLPATAPAHAAAHNERWWEF; encoded by the coding sequence ATGCAAACGTGGTACTCCTATACCGATCAGCGCGTGCAGCACACCGTCGTTGGCGATCTGCGTGTCACCGAGGGCGTGTACAGCCCGCAGCTGCATAACCGCCGCAAGCTGTATGTGCTATTGCCGGCCTCGTACGAAGCCGAGCCGGCGCGGCGCTACCCGGTCGTCTACATGCAGGACGGCCAGAACCTGTTCGATCAATCGCTCAGCTACGCCGGTGAGTGGCAGGTCGATGAGACCATGCACGCGCTGGCCGGCGACGGCATCGAAGCGATTGTGGTTGGCATCCCGAACATGGGTGTACGCCGGATCGACGAGTACAGCCCATTCAAAGACGCGCGGCTGCACAAGGGTGGCCGCGGCGACTGGTATGTCGCCTTCATGGCCAACACAGTCAAGCCGCTGATCGACGCCACATTTCGCACCATGCCCGAGCGCCAGCATACCGGCGTGATCGGCTCGTCGATGGGCGGGCTGATCAGTCTGTATACGTTCTTCAGCCGGCCCGATCTATTCGGCATGGCCGGGGTGATGAGCCCATCGCTGTGGTTTGCGCAAGAGGCGATCGTGCCGTTCGTGCGGCAAGCGCCGTTCAAGCCCGGCCTGATCTACCTCGATGTCGGCACGCACGAGGGCGCCGACACACAGCGCGCCAGCCGGCCACCGAACCGCTACACCAGCCGTTACCTGATCGGCGTGCGGCGCATGCGCGCGCTGCTGGAGTCCAAAGGCTTTCACGCGGGCAAGCACCTGCTGTATGTTGAAGAAGAGCAGGCCACCCATAGCGAAGCTGCCTGGGCGCGCCGCCTGCCGGATGCGCTACGCTTCATGCTGGCCGCGCACCGCCGGCTACCCGCCACAGCGCCGGCCCATGCCGCCGCGCACAACGAGCGCTGGTGGGAGTTCTGA